In bacterium, one genomic interval encodes:
- a CDS encoding CoA activase codes for MENSVPSLGIDIGSVAVKLVLVEKGEVTRTVYRRFGEGPFETLIEILGESFSDLTEKSVHLGMTGIGGKTLQSILGGKQFGEIAALAAGNFRLLPQVRTVIEMGGEDSKLLILDPDTQTVRDFAMNAQCAAGTGSFLDQQASRLKISIEGEFGALALKSKHPPRIAGRCSVFAKSDMIHLQQIATPDYDIVAGLCFAVARNFKSAIARGKRFDRPIAFEGGVAANPGMIRAFTEILDLAPGELIVPDRFNVMSALGAAYLAATTRISEVLFRPDRIPAYLAYREQVSSGREALTFEFPDSKYYAVTNAPRVPLESTIEVFLGIDIGSLSTNVVLIDKDHRVIARRYLMTEGRPIEAVRNGLREIAKEVGDHVTVRAVGTTGSGRYLIADYVGADIVRNEITAQATAAVAIDPTVDTIFEIGGQDSKYISLRDKAVVDFEMNKACAAGTGSFLQEQAERLNINIEREFGERALASHCPVGCGERCTVFMESDLVAHQRSGTSKDDLIAGLAYSIASNYLTKVVNDRRIGENIFFQGGVAWNKGVVAAFENLTGKRVTVPPHHDVTGATGAAILAIECTVDSAFQTRFKGFEICNREYQLSSFPCEDCSNQCEIRKVEIDGEAPLYYGSRCEKYEVAVADKRKLPPDLFNLRQKLLLKRYVDFPKRPVSRGRVGIPRALHMFDYYPFWRTFFESLGFEVVNSDKSDQSIVEQSLELFSAETCYPIKMVYGHVANLMGKKVDWIFLPSIIKVADEHQEHDDGSYICPYVQSIGSALSARFDFDHTGTQFLHPPMQFSHDARRLCRDLSATAESLGITDRELKRAVELALKAFQEFRRQITEEGRRILASISPDEKVMVVISRPYNGFDQRLSLNIPEKIRDLGYRVIPMDFLPLEESQLIMDDMYWRYGRRILRAAEYIRTQPNLFAIYLSSFGCGPDSFILHFFRKQMAGKPYLQLEIDEHSADAGMVTRCEAFIDSLRFHQYEPPVTSFTLSSENFKPFERTIYIPNMCDHAFVMKAAFRRFGLHAEVLDEPDQVTLECGKKFTSGKECFPCIITTGEIVKKVREKGFDRSKAVFMMPGATGPCRFGLYRQLHRIVLDDLGFHDIPLYSPNSRNGYSDFGLEKTDFRQVAWQGMVHVDCLQKMLHATRPYEMNPGEAERLYYTKLAELQKAIIDNQPLDKLAAEAAGAFARLARRPEKLPVVGLVGEIYLRNNRFSNNHLISKLESLGLEVRLATFTEWPLYTGWTYKRDAWRRRSLRDTIHGKLQYLVQENQEHRIVRHFSRVFPIIEDQSVDSVLKRASRYLSVDFKGEAILSIGKAMEMVESGASGIINAMPFNCMPGTVVSSLSRTVAEDLGKVPWLNISYEGLRDSGEETRLEAFAEQVRSFSVGLSVPEVRPVK; via the coding sequence ATGGAGAACTCAGTCCCATCTCTGGGCATCGACATTGGCTCAGTCGCCGTCAAGCTGGTCCTGGTGGAAAAGGGCGAGGTGACTCGCACTGTCTATCGAAGATTTGGCGAGGGTCCATTCGAGACCCTGATCGAAATACTCGGTGAGTCGTTCAGCGACCTGACCGAGAAGTCGGTTCACCTTGGGATGACCGGTATCGGCGGGAAAACACTGCAATCTATTCTCGGCGGCAAGCAGTTCGGCGAGATCGCTGCCCTGGCGGCGGGGAATTTCCGCCTTCTGCCACAAGTGCGCACCGTGATCGAAATGGGGGGAGAGGACTCCAAACTGCTGATACTGGATCCCGACACACAGACAGTTCGGGACTTCGCCATGAATGCCCAATGTGCCGCCGGGACAGGATCATTTCTTGATCAACAGGCGAGTCGACTGAAGATCTCAATTGAAGGTGAATTTGGCGCCCTGGCGCTCAAATCAAAACACCCACCGCGGATCGCTGGTCGCTGCTCTGTCTTTGCCAAGTCCGATATGATCCATCTGCAGCAGATCGCTACTCCTGACTATGATATTGTCGCCGGACTCTGTTTCGCTGTGGCAAGAAACTTCAAATCGGCCATTGCTCGCGGAAAGCGATTTGACCGTCCTATCGCCTTCGAAGGAGGCGTGGCCGCCAACCCTGGTATGATCAGGGCTTTCACCGAAATACTCGATTTGGCACCTGGCGAATTGATAGTCCCCGATCGCTTCAACGTCATGTCCGCACTTGGGGCCGCGTATTTGGCGGCTACCACCCGAATCTCCGAAGTGCTCTTTCGGCCGGACCGTATCCCCGCGTATCTGGCATACCGCGAACAAGTCAGTTCAGGTCGGGAAGCACTCACTTTCGAATTTCCTGACTCCAAGTATTATGCAGTCACCAATGCACCACGGGTCCCACTCGAGTCGACAATCGAAGTATTTCTCGGTATCGATATCGGATCACTCTCAACCAATGTCGTCCTGATCGACAAAGATCATCGGGTGATCGCTCGGCGCTATTTGATGACTGAGGGGAGACCAATTGAAGCCGTCAGAAACGGGCTGCGCGAAATAGCCAAAGAGGTGGGCGACCATGTGACTGTCCGGGCCGTCGGAACGACTGGTTCCGGAAGATACCTGATCGCTGATTATGTCGGCGCGGATATTGTCCGCAACGAGATCACCGCCCAGGCGACTGCGGCTGTCGCCATCGACCCTACAGTCGATACGATCTTTGAGATAGGCGGTCAGGATTCCAAGTATATATCGCTGCGAGACAAGGCGGTGGTTGATTTCGAGATGAACAAAGCCTGTGCCGCAGGGACCGGATCATTCCTGCAGGAGCAGGCCGAACGGCTCAATATCAACATCGAGCGAGAATTTGGTGAACGGGCGCTGGCATCGCACTGTCCCGTTGGGTGCGGCGAACGGTGCACTGTATTTATGGAGTCGGATCTCGTCGCACATCAGCGGTCCGGGACCTCCAAAGATGACCTGATCGCCGGGTTGGCCTATTCGATTGCCTCAAATTACCTGACAAAAGTCGTGAACGACCGGCGTATCGGTGAGAATATCTTCTTCCAGGGGGGGGTCGCATGGAATAAGGGAGTAGTGGCGGCCTTTGAAAACCTCACTGGCAAAAGAGTGACAGTCCCGCCCCATCACGATGTTACCGGAGCCACGGGCGCGGCGATCCTGGCGATCGAGTGCACAGTGGACAGCGCTTTCCAGACTCGCTTCAAGGGGTTTGAAATCTGCAATCGGGAATATCAACTCTCCAGCTTCCCCTGTGAAGACTGCTCCAATCAGTGTGAGATCCGCAAAGTGGAGATCGATGGCGAGGCACCGCTCTACTACGGATCACGGTGTGAAAAGTACGAGGTTGCCGTCGCCGACAAGCGGAAACTGCCGCCGGACCTCTTTAATCTCCGCCAGAAGCTGCTGCTAAAACGATATGTCGACTTCCCCAAACGGCCGGTTTCGCGCGGGCGTGTCGGCATACCGCGCGCTCTTCATATGTTCGATTACTATCCGTTCTGGCGGACGTTCTTTGAATCGCTCGGTTTTGAAGTCGTCAACTCCGATAAGTCCGACCAATCAATAGTCGAACAATCGCTGGAGCTATTCAGCGCGGAGACCTGCTATCCCATCAAGATGGTCTACGGACATGTCGCCAATCTGATGGGAAAGAAGGTAGACTGGATCTTCCTCCCATCGATCATCAAAGTGGCAGATGAACACCAGGAACATGATGACGGCAGCTACATCTGCCCCTATGTGCAGAGCATTGGTTCGGCGCTTTCGGCACGATTTGATTTTGATCACACCGGAACTCAGTTCCTGCACCCCCCGATGCAATTCAGTCATGATGCCAGGAGACTCTGCCGTGACCTCTCGGCGACAGCCGAGTCGCTCGGAATCACCGACAGAGAACTCAAGCGAGCGGTCGAATTAGCGCTCAAGGCATTCCAGGAGTTCCGTCGCCAGATCACCGAAGAAGGGCGACGGATCCTTGCGTCGATCTCTCCCGACGAAAAGGTGATGGTGGTCATCAGTCGGCCATATAACGGATTCGACCAGCGACTATCGCTCAATATTCCGGAAAAGATCCGCGATCTTGGATACCGGGTGATCCCGATGGACTTTCTTCCGCTAGAAGAAAGTCAGTTGATCATGGATGATATGTACTGGCGGTACGGTCGCCGGATCCTGCGGGCGGCTGAATATATCCGAACCCAGCCGAATCTTTTTGCGATCTACCTCAGCTCGTTTGGTTGTGGACCAGACTCATTCATTCTGCACTTCTTCCGCAAACAGATGGCGGGAAAGCCATATCTGCAGCTTGAGATCGATGAGCATTCCGCCGATGCCGGTATGGTAACGCGGTGCGAAGCGTTTATTGATTCGCTTCGCTTTCACCAGTACGAGCCGCCGGTCACCAGCTTTACACTGTCGAGCGAAAACTTCAAGCCATTCGAGCGGACTATCTACATTCCCAACATGTGCGACCACGCATTTGTGATGAAAGCAGCCTTCCGTCGCTTCGGCCTCCATGCGGAGGTCCTCGATGAGCCGGATCAGGTAACCCTCGAGTGCGGCAAAAAGTTTACCTCAGGCAAAGAATGTTTCCCCTGCATCATCACCACGGGCGAGATTGTCAAGAAAGTGCGGGAGAAGGGGTTTGACCGATCTAAGGCAGTCTTTATGATGCCGGGCGCAACGGGACCTTGCCGGTTTGGTCTCTATCGACAATTGCATCGCATTGTGCTTGATGACCTCGGCTTTCACGATATACCGCTTTACTCTCCGAACTCGCGGAACGGCTATTCTGATTTTGGACTTGAGAAGACAGATTTTCGTCAGGTGGCTTGGCAGGGAATGGTCCATGTCGACTGTCTGCAAAAGATGCTCCATGCGACCCGGCCATACGAAATGAACCCGGGTGAAGCTGAAAGGCTTTACTATACAAAGCTTGCCGAACTCCAGAAGGCTATCATTGACAATCAGCCGCTGGATAAGTTGGCAGCTGAAGCGGCTGGTGCATTTGCGCGACTTGCGCGACGGCCAGAGAAGTTGCCCGTAGTCGGGTTGGTTGGCGAGATATACCTGCGCAATAATCGTTTTTCCAATAATCACCTGATCTCCAAATTGGAATCGCTCGGACTCGAAGTGAGATTGGCTACCTTTACTGAGTGGCCCCTGTATACGGGCTGGACCTACAAACGGGACGCCTGGCGGCGACGGTCACTGCGGGACACCATCCACGGAAAATTGCAGTATCTGGTACAGGAAAATCAGGAGCACCGGATCGTCAGACATTTCTCGCGGGTCTTTCCGATCATCGAAGACCAGTCAGTTGATTCCGTGCTCAAACGAGCCTCGCGCTATCTTTCGGTCGACTTCAAGGGAGAAGCGATCCTTTCGATCGGCAAAGCGATGGAGATGGTGGAGAGCGGCGCCTC